The following proteins are encoded in a genomic region of Plasmodium sp. gorilla clade G2 genome assembly, chromosome: 2:
- a CDS encoding vacuolar protein sorting-associated protein 45, putative, translating to MEHNPYVFKSLVNIYEEYLNLIIHRVKGYKVLVLDDETKSIISLIFSHSYILEKEIFLTLNFNDKNIFDDIYNNNDKKENFDFMNYKIKNLKHLKVIFLLRPTYTNILKLMSELKKPLFSEYYIFFTNTVNDIYIEKLAKADEFDVIKNILEYYIDTYVLHDYLFHLNIDYTSFLYKNDNKFVEKEKKKKELNYFKQYKNNINSNKNHSSDINYEKLTIEEFNKDVEGNNNNNNNMIYDQNNNDNIIFNSHFNLSSEHINNSNITLYENQIVERIIDGLFSFLCCVRQVPDVIYNKHSKICKHIIDMLKEKMLRHQSVFDNILDIYEKYNDDMEKKKQKKLLEMNNEPNYQFNHLMNQNMNDMTEGDACYFLILDRNEDPITPLLTQWTYQSMLHELIGIENNKINLNSNNKEEEQIVMSCNYDDFYNEHLFDNFGDLGQAVKNYVDIYQAETSKKTNLESIDDIQKFIDIYPNYKKLSGNVTKHVNILHKFSDLVQKRQLFYISELEQSIACYHIKNDHFKQVIDTIKNYAYTNYDVLRLSLLYSLKYADEEHINIIKNELAKRNIQKDQILLIDALLLYSSQQTKYNQLFKEQTFLNLAKTTITRTIKGTSNVFTLHKSYLYYLLEDIIKYKINTQLYTITNLLHTEPNLNKKINSIVVFFIGGATYEEYRDVQYLSKKYNISIVLGSTHVHNSQSFLADVLQLIKK from the coding sequence ATGGAGCATAATCCTTACGTGTTTAAAAGCTTAGTTAACATTTATGaggaatatttaaatttaataattcatcGTGTGAAGGGATATAAAGTTTTAGTTCTTGATGATGAAACGAAGAGTATTATATCCTTAATTTTTTcacattcatatatattagagAAGGAGATCTTTTTAACtttaaattttaatgataaaaatatttttgatgatatatataacaataatgataaaaaagagaATTTTGATTTTATGAATTATAAGATAAAGAATTTAAAACATTTGAAAGTAATATTTTTACTAAGACCTACATATacgaatatattaaaattaatgagTGAACTTAAGAAACCGTTATTTtcagaatattatatattttttacaaatacagtaaatgatatatatatagagaaATTAGCTAAGGCTGATGAATTtgatgtaataaaaaatatattagaatattatattgatacatatgtattacatgattatttatttcatttgaATATAGACTACActtcctttttatataaaaatgataataaatttgtagaaaaagaaaagaaaaaaaaagaattaaattattttaagcaatataaaaataatattaatagtaataagaACCATTCTAGTGATATAAACTATGAAAAATTAACTATTGAAGAATTTAATAAAGATGTAgaaggaaataataataataataataatatgatatatgatcaaaataataatgataatattatttttaatagtcattttaatttatctagtgaacatattaataattccAATATAACACTTTATGAGAATCAAATAGTTGAACGAATTATTGATGGTTTGTTTTCTTTCCTTTGTTGTGTAAGACAAGTTCCagatgttatatataataagcattctaaaatatgtaaacatattatagatatgttaaaagaaaaaatgttaAGACATCAATCTgtatttgataatatattagatatatatgaaaaatataatgatgacatggagaaaaaaaaacaaaaaaaattattagaaaTGAATAATGAACCTAATTATCAATTTAATCATTTAATGAAtcaaaatatgaatgatatgaCAGAAGGTGATGcttgttattttttaattttagaTAGAAATGAAGACCCTATAACACCTTTACTTACACAATGGACATATCAATCTATGTTACATGAACTTATAggaatagaaaataataaaataaatttaaatagtaataataaagaagaagaacaAATTGTTATGTCATGTAATTATGatgatttttataatgaaCATTTATTTGATAATTTTGGAGATCTAGGACAAGCAGTTAAAAATTATGTAGATATATATCAAGCAGAAActtcaaaaaaaacaaatttagAATCTATTGATGatatacaaaaatttatAGACATATAtccaaattataaaaaattatcagGAAATGTAACAAAGCAtgttaatattttacataaatTTTCAGATCTTGTTCAGAAAAgacaattattttatatatcagAGTTAGAACAATCAATAGCTTgctatcatataaaaaatgatcatTTTAAACAAGTTATTGAtactataaaaaattatgctTATACTAATTATGATGTATTAagattatctttattatattctttaaaatatgCAGATGAagaacatattaatattataaaaaatgaactagctaaaagaaatatacaaaaagatcaaattttattaatagatgctttattattatattctagtcaacaaacaaaatataatcaaTTATTCAAAGAACAAACATTTTTAAATCTAGCCAAAACAACCATTACAAGAACTATCAAAGGAACATCCAATGTATTCACACTACACAAAtcttatctttattatttattagaagatattataaaatataaaattaatactCAGTTATATACAATCACAAACTTGTTACACACAGAAcctaatttaaataaaaaaattaattctattgtagttttttttataggaGGTGCTACATATGAAGAATATAGAGACGTACAATATTtgagtaaaaaatataatatatccatTGTATTGGGTTCAACTCATGTGCATAATTCCCAGTCATTCCTTGCAGACGTTTTACAGCTTAtcaagaaatga
- a CDS encoding MtN3-like protein, whose translation MGIIKRILLLQIVLVLVLCCHRIKCEEVSSISNKASIKDEAQNNNSDKSNRNNNNNNSNNSNNSNNNSNNNNNNNSNNNNNNNSGLSVKTENLKMTIKPEGEEQSPLNSSSVEQKIDTPQLEDLRKKEETKDKKIYEQVNNIQSKKENLTNILEKVVQGDNNKNTQGTISTQMNSSTTYTNNNSNSNNNSNNNNNSNNNSISNNNNNLDTNIVSQTNFIENTSNNDKNQNEKKESNNTSGNTSKSSNGQNLANSKEVEQAVVKEITAKEETSNEKNDVTNTKGLSDNNKISSDNTKISSDTTKISSDTTKISSDNNKGLSENTKNSNDVNGPTNINEDNKGSAEYVDLASQKIYDEMNKNIEDSGSNLNFLKLLSIGSSIFMQLIFLPTIFKIIKKKTTGELDGFPYIILLLSSFLWLVYGMLLNNSAIVFPNLVGLILGILYCVIYHKNCKNMWLKQKLHSYYKICGFICFLLYAFLYILSYEQYEVFVGFSAFISSIVNFGAPLSYIQIVIKKKNSSLIPMEVTMGSLLCSFLWLTYGFTLKDGFIIIPNLCGFILSLLQVLLIILYTNKENITFNNDSDTTVSEITTRKNRNKYIPDTNSNMFFNEYNVDEENRMSEISTTMPNTIFDLSYDETSPLTGNFNLDYSRPGVSNQNYLKRSESLEKNSAITF comes from the coding sequence atgggtattataaaaagaatactACTTTTACAAATTGTTTTAGTGCTTGTGTTATGTTGTCATAGGATAAAATGTGAAGAAGTAAGTAGCATATCGAATAAAGCGTCCATTAAGGATGAGGcgcaaaataataatagtgacaAGAGTAATAggaacaataataataataatagtaataatagtaataatagtaacaataatagtaataataacaacaataataatagtaataataataataataataactctGGTTTAAGTGTAAAAAcagaaaatttaaaaatgacCATAAAACCAGAAGGGGAAGAACAATCTCCTTTGAATTCTTCTTCCGTTGAACAAAAAATAGATACACCTCAACTTGAAGatttaagaaaaaaggaagaaactaaagataaaaaaatttatgaacaagtaaataatatacaatcgAAAAAAGAGAATTTAACAAATATTTTAGAGAAGGTAGTACAAggagataataataaaaacacaCAAGGAACCATATCAACACAAATGAATAGTAGTACtacatatacaaataataatagtaatagtaataataatagtaataataataataatagtaataataatagtattagtaataataataataatcttgATACTAATATTGTATCACAAACAAACTTTATAGAAAATACttcaaataatgataaaaatcaAAACGAGAAAAAAGAAAGCAACAATACATCTGGAAACACATCAAAAAGTTCAAACGGACAGAATTTAGCAAATTCAAAAGAAGTAGAACAGGCAGTGGTTAAAGAAATTACAGCAAAAGAGGAGACAtccaatgaaaaaaatgatgttaCTAATACAAAGGGTTTAAGTGATAACAACAAAATTTCTAGTGATAACACAAAAATTTCTAGTGATACCACAAAAATTTCTAGTGATACCACAAAAATTTCTAGTGATAACAACAAAGGTTTAAGTGAGAACACAAAAAATAGTAATGATGTTAATGGTCCTACTAATATCAATGAGGATAATAAAGGTAGTGCAGAATATGTAGATCTGGCTAGCCAAAAGATATATGAcgaaatgaataaaaacaTAGAGGATAGTGGATCAAATTTGAATTTccttaaattattatctataGGTTCATCTATCTTTATgcaattaatatttttacctaccatatttaaaataataaagaagaaaacaaCAGGTGAATTGGATGGTTTtccttatataatattattattatcatcatttttatggtTAGTATATGGtatgttattaaataattcagCGATTGTATTTCCAAATTTAGTAGGATTGATATTaggtatattatattgtgtAATATATCACAAGAATTGTAAAAACATGTGGTTAAAGCAGAAGTTACATTCTTATTATAAGATATGTGgatttatatgtttcttattatatgcatttttatatatattatcatatgagCAATATGAAGTATTTGTTGGCTTTTCTGCATTCATATCGAGTATAGTAAATTTTGGTGCTcctttatcatatatacaaatagtaataaaaaagaaaaactcATCTTTAATACCTATGGAAGTAACAATGGGTAGTTTGTTATGTTCCTTTTTATGGTTAACATATGGTTTTACATTAAAGGATggatttattataatacctAATTTATGTGGTTTTATTTTAAGTCTCTTACAAGtactattaataatattatataccaATAAAGAAAACATAACTTTTAATAATGACTCAGACACAACAGTCAGTGAAATAACTACAAGAAAAAAtcgtaataaatatatcccAGATACAAATAGTAATATGTTctttaatgaatataatgtagatgaagaaaatagaATGAGTGAAATTTCAACAACTATGCCTAATACAATTTTTGATCTCTCCTATGATGAAACATCACCATTGACTGGTAACTTCAATTTGGATTACAGCCGTCCAGGTGTTTCGAAtcagaattatttaaaacgTTCAGAGAGTTTAGAGAAAAATTCAGCCATTACATTTTAA